The following DNA comes from Syntrophorhabdales bacterium.
CTAAACGGCGCTGCGCTGGCATCCACCATGAGTAAAGGGTTGCAGACAAACGTGAACATCCTGTCCTGTGGAAGCTTGTCCAGGTTGGCGAGATTCTCGATGTGATAGCACACCCTCTTTCGCATGAGCATGTGGGTTGCCTTGTCCTTTGCGTGGTCACAGGTTGACGCATCGACACCAAAAACAAGTATACCGCGGTCGAGCATCCACTCCACCGCTTCGACACTCACCTCCAGGTACTTGCTCATGTAGTCGTCCGTGTCATAGTACTCTGCCGCGCCGGTCCTGAAAAGGACATACTTCAAGTCCTTGGGATTTACGTTTATCTTCTTGAGCTTTTCTTCGATCTCAGCAGATGCAATGGAGTCCGCATTTTTCTTGAACGAATAATCCTGCATGACCGCGTTCCCCACCATGATTTCGGTCGGCATCCTGTCGATAGCACTCCCTTCCGGGTTGAAATGGAGGGGGGAATCGATGTGGGTACCGGCGTGGTCGTTCATCATGAGGATATTGGTCTGGGAAGAAATGTTGCCTGCACGCAGCGTATCTTTGTGTCCCAGATATACTCCGAGATAGGTCTTGGAGATCACGGGGAAGACCGGCATTTTCGTGTGGATCGGCCGTGACAGGTCAATTACTTGAAAGTTAGCTAGCATAAAGGTCTCCTTTACAGCAATGTCGTGAGAAAACAATTTGACTCGTCCTTCT
Coding sequences within:
- a CDS encoding cyclase family protein, which translates into the protein MLANFQVIDLSRPIHTKMPVFPVISKTYLGVYLGHKDTLRAGNISSQTNILMMNDHAGTHIDSPLHFNPEGSAIDRMPTEIMVGNAVMQDYSFKKNADSIASAEIEEKLKKINVNPKDLKYVLFRTGAAEYYDTDDYMSKYLEVSVEAVEWMLDRGILVFGVDASTCDHAKDKATHMLMRKRVCYHIENLANLDKLPQDRMFTFVCNPLLMVDASAAPFRALALVPKK